In the genome of Acidovorax sp. 69, the window CCCTTCCCGCCGCCATTTCGGTCTGAGCATCCCGTCCAGTGCCCGTATGAAAAATATGAATCTCAAACTCAGTGGGATCGAGGTGCTCCACCCACCCTCGCACAATGGCACGCCAGACAGAATGCTCATGAATATGCGCCGACACAATACCGATTTTCAATTTGGAGCCAATATTCCGGACGGGTGTCGGCACCCCCACCTTGCGCGCCCATGTTCCCATGAGAGATGTGCATAAATCACCATACTGGGATAATACGGCGCGATGGTCCTGCGGAATATAAGCCAGATAATAAGGCTGCTGCGCACCGACTGCCCTGTACCCGTCAGCCGGGCGATGAGTGCGAAACCAAGCTTTTAACTTGTCCAACTCACTCTCAAATGCTCTTGGCGCTGTGTTTTGTTCCTCATCAGACTGTGGCACGGCAGGTAACTGAGCCATGGCATGGCCCCATCGGGCCTGCACGTAGTTGGCATTGATCCGAAGAGCTGCCTGGTAGGCTTTTCGTGCTGTAACTGCGTCGCCAAGCCCCATTGATGCATTGCCCAGCCAATACTGCGCATCTGCCTGCTTGGGATCTGTGGCCAGCGTACTTCGAAGCCAGTGGCTGGCCTCTACCCACATCCTCTGATTCACACGAATCATCGCCAGATTGAACGTGGCCTCGGTGATATCCGGTTTCAGCCGCAGAGCATGTTCCAGATGCTGAACAGCCTCCTCATTGCGACCTCGGTCTTTCAAGAAACTCCCCAGATTGACCAGAGCATCGACATAGTCAGGGCGCGATGAAACAGCGTTGCGATAGTGCTTCTCAGCCAGATCCAGTTCGCCACGAACACGCATTAAGTTACCGAGATGAAACTGCGCTTCCGCCAAAGAAGGATCGCGGGTCACTGCCGACTGCAACAGGTTCATGCCATCTTCCTCTTGCCCACTGGCCAGCGCTAGTTTGGCGAGATTCAAATTGGCCATCGCGTGACCTGGATCCACCGCAAGTGCCCGGTGAAAGGCAGCGGCAGATGCTTTGCCACGACCTGCAATCAGCAGCGCTCGACCGAAAGCGACATGTATCTCTGCGTTAGAAGGGTGCAAGGATGCAGCTCGCTCCAAAATACGCAGACTATCGGCCTTGTGCCCCCGCTCCAGGGCGATCAGGCCTTGCACCAGAAGGCCATCTGCATGGTCCGGTTCAATCGCCAGTTGCGCCAATGTCGCTTGCTCGGCGGCGGCGCCTTGCCCCGCCAAGTACAAGGCCCAAGGCCCCACGGGCGCCAACACTGGTGAGTGCTCGGAGGCGATGCGCGTCGTCTGCGTTGCGGCCGATGAATCTGCACTATGGGGAGAAGCCCATTTCTTTTTGAGCCACGCCAGCATTATTTTGGTAGCGTCTGCGTCGACGCCAGTGCTACGAGCCGAACAACGTCATATGCAAAAGGCTTGCTGAAGCTTTCAGGGTAACCAGCCTCTTGAAGAACATCCTGCAGCCGACTCCCCAACTTGGCCTTTTGATAAATGTTCAATCGATGGGTATCGACAAGTTGCCGCGCATGATTTCGGATCTTTTCATCAATGCGGGTACGAGCCTTCTCTGCTTGCTTGGACTGCGTGTCCAATTGCTGCGGAGGGAGTCCTTTCACCAATTCTCGCACTACGAGAATTGCAAAGGTATCGACGGGGACGGTATTGAAAAAGTTACCAAACATTGAAACTGATCTCGTGCATGACTACCAACTTTACGAAACTGGCGACCCGAGAAATTTGACCGTGAGCGTCGCTGCTTGCTCTCATGAAACAGCCGGTGCAGGTCACAGCCCTTGTTTACCAGAACGAGCGGCGCTGAATTTTCGGTCACATTATGTTTGCTGCCGGTGACCCTCAAAGTCCGACATAGCTCCCCGACTTGCCACCATGTTTTTCCGCAACGTGCACGCCATGGATGGACATCCCCCGATCCACGGCCTTGCACATGTCGTATATGGTGAGCAGTGCGATCTGCACAGCGGTGAGGGCCTCCATCTCGACGCCAGTGGGCCCCACCGTTTCTACGGTTGCGGTGCAAAATATACCGATGGCGCTTGATTGGCGTGCGCTGGCAGCTTCAAATTCAATAGCAACACGGGTCAATGCAATAGGGTGGCACAGCGGAATCAGGTCGCTGGTTTTTTTGGCGGCCTGAATGCCGGCAATGCGTGCGATACCCAGTACATCGCCCTTTTTGGCGGTTCCTGCCTCAATCAACGCCAGCGTTTCTGGCTGCATCTCAATGCGCCCGCTGGCAATGGCGATACGGTGGGTGGCGGGTTTTGCAGCCACATCGACCATGTGGGCCTGGCCTTGGGCATCAAAGTGGGTAAGTGCGGACATGCGGTAAAAACACGGTTGGCGGCAATCGCTCATGAACATTCATCAGACAAAGGCATCATAAGACCATGCAGAACTGGAAAGGGCGCTTGCGCGCCGGTAGCATTCACCTGGGCATCAGCCTTTGCATTGCGGCTTTGGCTGCGGCGCTCGTTTTTGGATTGTGGTATCCGTATCCCTACCGCGAAATATCGGGCGGGCGCTCACTCTTTATGTTGGTGGCCGGTGTGGACGTCATCATGGGGCCCCTGATTACGTTGATCATCTTCAACCGCGCCAAGCCCCGGCGCGAGTTGGTGATGGATTTCACCGTCGTGGGCTTGCTGCAGGTGGCCGCGCTCAGCTACGGCTTATGGACCGTGTTCGTTGCCCGCCCTGTACACCTGGTCTTTGAGTACAGCCGCATGAGCGTGGTCCATGCCATCGATATTGATACTGACCTGCTGGCCAAAGCACCGGCAGCGCTGCAAAAACTTCCTGTCACTGGTCCCACAACCATTGCGCTGAGGCCTTTTAAGGACGCTGCGGAGGAGTTTGACGCCACGATGGCTGCTATCGGCGGCCCTTCGCTCTCTGCCCGAAGCGACCTTTGGCAGCCCTATGCCAACAGCACTACAGACATCCTCAAGGAGTCCAAGCCCGCGTCCGACCTGCTTACGAGGTTTGCTAGCCAGACTGTATTGATTGATCGCACCATTGAAAACACCGGTAAGCCAGTGGCCCAGTTACGCTATCTGCCACTGGTGGGGCGTGACAACGCGTGGACCGTGTTACTGGATGCGACCACGGCAGAACCTTTGGGATTTCTTCCCATCGACCCTTTCTGACACAGGTTCTCATGCGCCACGGAGGCCTAGCGCCCTTACCACGAGCACTGCTTGCCATCATTTTGGGAGCGAATTTGCTCACCTGCGGTGTATCAGCCAATGCGCAAACCGCACTCCCCACCCTGGGCGATGGAAGCGATCTGACCACCAGTGCCGAACGTCGTCTGGGCGACCGCATCATTCGCGAGCTCTACCGGGACCCTGACTACATTGATGACCCGGTGGTCGCTGACTACCTGCAGGGCATATGGCGACCTCTGCTGGCGGCCGCCAGGGCCCGTGGCGAGCTAGCCCCCGAGCTGGACGAGCGTTTCGCATGGGAAATTTTGCTCGGGCGCGACCGTACCGTGAACGCCTTTGCCTTGCCTGGTGGCTACCTGGGAGTCCATCTGGGCCTGATTGGTGTTGTCACCTCGCGTGATGAACTCGCCTCTGTGCTGGCGCACGAGTTGAGTCATGTGACCCAGCGTCACATATCGCGCTTGATCACACAACAGAGCAAGCAAACCCCGCTTTTGCTGGGCGCCATGGTGTTGGGTGCCCTGGCAGCCAGCAAGAATCCCGGCGCCACCCAGGCCTTGGTGGTTGGCGGCCAGGCATTGGTCATGCAAAACCAACTGAACTTTTCACGCGACATGGAGCGTGAGGCTGATCGTGTCGGCTACGGGTTGATGGCCCCTGCCGGGTTTTCCCCCAACGGCTTTGTGAGCATGTTTGACAAGTTGCAACAGGCCAATCGACTCAATGACAATGGTTCATGGCCGTATCTGCGCAGCCATCCGTTGACTACCGAACGCATGGCAGATATGCAGGCGCGCATACCGCCTGGGAGGGCGACCCCGGCAGGAGTGCCCTCCACTTTTGAACACGCCATGGTGGCAGCGCGGGCCAGGGTGCTCTCTAACCCAGGTGTGGACACCTTGCGCCAGTGGATAGCCGAACCGGGAGGCCCCGGATTCGCCAGCCAACCGGTCTTTCGACGGGCTGCGGCGCTGTACGCGGCCGCCCTCGGCAGCAGTCAATTACGCGACGCAACCGGAGCACGCGCTGCCGCCAAAAAACTGGAGGATCTGGTCCGCTCGGACCTGGTGGCTTCGCGACTGGTGCAGTTGTTGAACGCCGAGATTGAGCTGGCTGCGGGCGATGCCATCGCCGCGATAACAGCGATGCCCATGTCCGATGGCAGCTCCCGCAGGCCCGCGTTGGTACTGCATACCCAGGCCTTGCTGAAGGCGGGTCGGGCAAGCGAGGGCTCGGAGGCGTTGCAAACCTGGGTGGCTAACCACCCCAAGGATGCTACTGCATGGCAACTTCTGGCTTCTGTATGGCAGGCCCAAGGGCAAGGCCTGCGGGCAGTGCGTGCCGAAGCCGAAGCGCACGCGGCGCGTTACGACTACGCCGCAGCGGTGGACCGGTTCAAAGCGGGCCAGGACATGGCGCGCCGCGACGGCACAGCAGGGGATCACATAGAGGCCTCCATCATCGACACCCGGTTGCGCGCCATGGAGTCACTCCTTCGTGAACAGGCCGCCGAGCGCTGATTCGATCAGTACGCCCAGCACCGAATATATGAGCGATCCGAGCAGGGCGGCACCAAAGCCCGTGACGTGAAAACCGTCCAGCACACTGGCCGCTGCCCAGAACATGAGCGCATTGATCACAAACAGGAACAGCCCCACGGTGACGATGGTGACCGGCAGTGTCAGCACCACCAGCACTGGCCGTAGCACCGCATTGAACAGCCCGATCACGAAGGCAGCGATCAACGCCGAGGTAAAGCTCTTTACCTCAACCCCGCTGTAGATGTAGGCCACGAACAGCAGTGCTGCGGCGCTGAGCAGCCATTTGAGAAGCAGTTTCATAGCCGCAGAATAGCACCGGCCCGCCGCAAATAAAAAGGGCCCCAAGGCCCTTTCCGTAAAAAATCTGCAACAGGCAGGGTGACTACCAGATCACTCTAGTGCCAGCACCCATAAAGCACCAAAGCCTGTCAGCAGACTGCCCAACAGCGTTCCGGGCCGGGGTGATGACCAGCGTCCGCCTGTCTGATTTAGCTCTTCAGGCGTGTCCGACTTTGGTCGGCGAGCATCCACCACCTGGGCGCATGAAGGTTGTCCTGCCTGCAGTTGCTCGGTCAGTTCAAGCAGCGGGCCCTTTGCCACGACCGTGGTCACACTGCTCTTAGGCGTCCGCAGGGCGGGCAGGATCTGGGCAAACAGTTTATCGGCCCACTTGGTGCGCCAGTTCTCGCGCGCGCTGTGGCTCACCCACTTGCTGATGCGATGGGTCATGCGGGGAGCACAAGCCACCAGCACCCATTGGGTCTGCACGGCAGTATCCCGGGCAAACAAGGGCGCAAGCACCTGTTGGGCATACGCTGCGTCGTCCACGTACACGATGACTCTATCCATACCACCTCCAGATGAACGACGGAAACTTGCTGCAAGAGGCCCGGGGCCCCTTGCGCTTCTACCTTTGATTGTGCAATCCGATCGACGAGAGGGTTAGTGACCCGCTGCCGCCGATTCCGTCCCGGCACGGCGCGCCAGAATGATCTTTCCAGCCAGCAACACCAGCAGTGCGCCCGCCACGCTGGCGCCATACTTGATCATGTCGGTGACTTCACCGGTGGTGCTGTCGAGCGGCATTTTCAGCATCCACAGCCATTTGTCGTGGTTGGCCAGTACGGGGTCGGTCACCAGCATGCCACCTGCAATCCAGCCCAACAGCATGCCGCCCAGCGTGATGATCATGGGGAAGCGTTCCATGAGCTTGATGACCAGTTGGCTGCCCCAGACGATGATCGGGATCGAGATCAGCAGGCCGAGCACGACCAGCAGGAACTGGTGCTCACCGGCATTCTGCGCGGCACCTGCAATGGCGATCACGTTGTCCACGCTCATCACCAGGTCGGCCACGATGATGGTCTTGATGGCGGCCAGCAGCTTGTCGCTGCCCTGCACATCGCCATGGCCATCCTCATCCGGGGCCAGCAGCTTGACGCCAATCCACACGAGCAGCACCGCACCCACAAACTTGAGGAAGGGCAGCGCGAGCAATGTCATCGCAAACGCAATCAGGATCACGCGCAGCACAATGGCGCCGGCCGTGCCCCAGATGATGCCCTTGGTGCGCTGAGCCGGTGGCAGCTTGCGGCACGCCAGCGCTATAACCACAGCGTTATCGCCACCCAGCAGGATGTCGATGATGATGATCTGGCCGAGTGCGAGCCAGAATTCGGGCGAAGCCAAAAAGTCCATAAATTCCTCAATATCAGTGGCGCGAAAGGAGGATCTCGTCGCCACTGTAGCGCCGAGTCCATCCCAGGGATAGAGGGCCTGCTGTCGGAGGATCAAGGATTTCTTGCGCCTCCAGGGAGACATGGCAAGCGAAGGGACGGCCTTGATCAGCCCACAGAGGGCCCATCAAAGGTCTTGCTCAGTTCAGCACACAGCCATGTGCGAGAACCCGGAACGCCGGAAGCGATGCTTCGTATTGACGACGAATCCGATGCCTTGTGCTGTTGTGCATGCCAGAAGCTGGCCTTGCTGCAGTACAAGTCGGGAGCTACTCCCCTTCGAGTTTTCGATTGGAACATCGCCAGCGTCAGCGCGCAAGGGCCGCTGTGTTGTGGTTACTGCTTACGGCCGTACTCCGCCACCTGTGTATGTCCAGGAAACCGTGCGAACCCCCAATAACAACACGGGCAACATCGCTCGGGCAGGGCGGCTATGATCCAGCCCCCTTGTGTCAACGCCCTCCATGGCCGCCATTCACATCACCGACATTGAAGCCGCCATCAACCACTGGCGCAGCTGTGCCCCATCGCCTGACGGCGTCGCTCTGGCGCCCGAGATAGAAGCGCTGGGAGAGGCCTATGCGCTGATGGTCTACCACCACAAGAGCACTGTCGACGAAGAGCACCTGCCGGCCCAGGCATTGGCCGCTTGGCTGACCTGGTACGACACTACGCCCGACACACCCTGCATCGCCATCTGCTCCACCAGCCAGGGCGATGATCTTTGCAAGGGATGCGGGCGCACATTCGACGAAGTGCAGTTTTGGCCAGGCATGACACCCGCTGAGAAGCGCACGGTGTGGCGACGCATCACCTTGGAGCATTCGGCCTGGCGCTTCAACCGCTATTCAGAGCGGGCGGCGGAGGGTGTGTCGGCTTGGCAGGGCGCAATATCCCGAGGCCGGTAGCGCAGCAGCGGCGCGAAGGCTCTTGCAAGCCAAGGCCTGTACGCCACGCGATCAAACCGCTATCGTGGTGCCATGCTGCGCCTGACTCAAGCCCCGAACATCGCCATCGCCACGCTGTGGGCGGATCTGCTGTGCGAGGCGGGCATGACAGCCTCCGTGCAACGCCAGTATCTCGGTGCTGCCGCAGGACACTTGCCACCCGACCAGTGCCTGCCTGAAATTTGGTTGGATTACGACGAACATGCTGCCCGTGCACATGCCTTGCTGCATGAACTTCAGAATCTGCCTCAGCGCCGCTGGATGTGCCGATGTGGAGAAACTGTGGAAGGGGGATTCGAGCAATGTTGGCAGTGTGGGGCGCTCATGCCAAACGACTGACAATCAGTTGCAAAATTCCTGATTTGATAGCGGCTAGCGCTTATGTGTCATGCGCTAGCGGCCTTTTTAGCCCGATTTCGGCTCACTTCCAGCGCACGGGCTCCACATGCACGCTGCCCCGCGTGCTGCTCAGGGTGATGGCCCCTTCCTGCACCGTGGCCTGCAGTTGCATGCTGCGTTCGGCCAATTGCGCCAGCGCCTGAGAGGCGTCGGTGGGAATCCGCCACACCTGCAATTTTTCGAGCCGAGAGAGCTTGGTCTCGATTCCTTTCCACCAGATCTCAGCGGCGTGGTTGAAGCAATACACGATCACAGAATCGGCCTTGCTACAGGCTTTGGTGAGTGGCTTGTCCTCCGGCTGGCCCACCTCGATCCACACGCGCTTGCGCCCCGTGTAGTCCGTCAGCGACGCATCAGGGTCATCGGGGTCGGACAGGCCGGCGCCAAAGGCCAGTGCGGCATCGCCATTGCAAAGATCATTGAGCTGGTGCGCCTGAATGGCCAGCGCAGTCAGCCGGATCATCATGCGTTCGTCGGTCTCGCTGGGGTGGCGGGCCAAGGTGAGCGCGTGGTCGGCGTAGTAGCCGTGGTCAATGTCGGCGATCTGGAGGTTCGCTTTGAATATCGTTGATTTGATCGCCATTCTCAGCGGGTTCCTTCCATTAATACTTCTACATCTGCTGTCTTACTTCGGCGCTTCTCGATGAAATATCGTGCAGAGAAGCTACCAAGACGCGCCGCTTTTTGCAATGCATCCTCGGCTGCAGGATGCTGCAGCGCATGGAGCGCGCGGAATCTCTCGAACCAAATGCGCGGCTCATCATGGGGCGAAATCCGCTCGGCGATATCCAGATCAGCAAGCGCCTCTGTGGGGTGGCCGGTGCGAGTGAGCGTAGTAGCCCGCGCTACGTAATAGCTGGAGTTCTTGGGGTTCAGCTCAATCGCCTTGCTGATATCTGCGAGTGCCCCATCGGCATTGCCTCGCTGAAAACGCTCATTGCCCCGGTTAAAGTAGATGCGACTGGCCCCTGCAACCTCTGGTTTGGGCAATTTCGCAGCAGCATCTTCCCACAGCGCTCCCCTCGAAGAAAAACTCTCAAGACGATCTCGCGACTGCGCGAATAGAAAGGGCATCGCTATACAAAACAGGACAGCAAGCCAGCGCAATGGAAGGTGTCGAGCGAGAGCGGCAACCATCACGGCATACCCAATTGCCCAGACGTAGCTTCGATAGAGCACATAGGGCTCTTGAAAACGGACAAGACTGAACTCGACCGTAAACAACAAGGCACTGAATACGAGGCCAAAGGCAACCAATCGATATTTACCCTTCCACAGGGAAAGTGCAGCTACGGTCGACGGCAAGATCACGAAAATAGCAAGTTGCAGCCACGCGCGAACATGCGTCCAAGGTTGCAGAAAATCGACTCGCAAGTCTGCCGACATACGCGATGTGGAGGGTACAAGCCACTGCAGCCAATAGTAAAAATAGAGTTGGGCCTGCACAAAGGCTGAAAACAACCAGCGATCACCCGCACTGTTGAATGCGGGAAGACCATGGATTTCTCCTTCGAGATCGCTCAGCCTGGGCTCATACGGCTGGCCAACGAAACCCATTCCAACGCTGAACACCAGCGCGATGGCAGGCAAATTGGCGCAGAGAAATGTCGCACAGACGGACACAGTCCGTCTATCAATACGCTCCAGAAGCAGAACAAGCGACATTGCGGCAAACGGTACCGTCACTGAATGCTCTTTGCACAGCATTGCCAGGGATGACATGAGCGCTGCGCGCAATGCAGCCACTAGGCTCCCTTCCTGCAGCGCCGTAAGCAAATACCGCAAGCTGATCAGCGAGAACAGCGTCGCCATCACCGTAGTGCGCTGAATCAGATACCCAGCCGCGTACACGGCAACCGGATGCGCCACAAATAAAACGGCCAACAGCGCTGCAACAACGGATGCCCGCTTCGCTGCCAGCTCGGCTGGCATTGATGGGGTTGAATCTACAACGAGCATCTGTTTCAGCAACCGGTAGAGCTGCCAAGCAACCAACGTATGCAGCATCAGGCTTATGAGCCGATGCGCCTCCATGCTCCCAATCTGGGTTTGTACCCATCCAAGGGTGAAATATGGCAAGGATCGGGTCACCAGTTCCCAGGGCTCTATCGCAGCCGTTGTGAGTCGCGATGAGAAAAAAAGATTGCCGTCATCAAAGACAAACGGATTCCCAAGATAGGGACCGTACAGAGCAGAAGCAGCAGCGGCAATAGCAACAAGGACAAGAGCAGCCATGGTGGACTCCCTCGACCAGCGCACTCGTGAGATGAGCGTTGTCATGGGAGTCCTCGAGTCTTGGCGCTGATCTCCGCAGGTGCGGACATACCTCACTAAACCCGGCGCGCCAACTCGGCCGCCTTACCCACATAGCTGCCCGGCGTCATTCCCAGCAGGCGGTCTTTTTCGGCCTGGGGGATTTCCAGCGAGTGGATCAGGCCGTGCAGGGCCTCGGCCGTCACGGTCTTTCCACGGGTCACTTCCTTGAGCTTCTCATAGGCGCCCTGCACGCCAAAGCGTCGCATCACCGTCTGGATGGGTTCAGCCAGCACTTCCCATGAGGTATCAAGGTCTTCGGCCAGTGCTTCTTCGTTGATTTCGAGCTTGGTCAGGCCGGTGAGCAGCGAGGCGTAGGCCAGAGTGGCATAGCCCAGTGCTACGCCCATGTTGCGCAGCACGGTGCTGTCCGTCAGATCCCGCTGCCAGCGGCTGATCGGCAGCTTTTCGGACAAGTGCTTGAGCAGCGCGTTGGCCAAGCCAAGATTGCCTTCGGCGTTTTCGAAGTCGATGGGGTTGACCTTGTGCGGCATGGTGCTGGAGCCGATTTCTCCGGCTTTCAGGCGCTGCTTGAAGTAGCCCAGGCTCACGTAGCCCCAGATGTCGCGCGACAGATCAATCAGGATGGTGTTGGCGCGCGCCACGGCGTCGAACAGCTCGGCCATGTAGTCGTGTGGCTCGATCTGGATCGAATACGGCTGAAACGTGAGTCCCAGGCCCAGGGGTTCAGGCGTTTCAATGACCTTCTTGCTGAAGGCTTCCCAGTCAAAGTCAGGCCAGGCGGACAGGTGGGCGTTGTAGTTGCCCACGGCGCCATTCATCTTGCCCATGATCTTGACGGCGGCAATGCGGTCGCAGGCCGTTTGCAGGCGCATCACTACGTTGGCCATTTCCTTGCCCACGGTGGTCGGGCTGGCCGTCTGGCCGTGGGTGCGGCTGAGCATGGGCACGTCCGCAAAGGCGTGGGCCATTTCGCGCAGCTTGAGCACGATGCGGTCCAGGCCCGGCAGCACGACCTGGTCGCGGCCCGAGCGCAGTTGCAGCGCGTGGCTGGTGTTGTTGATGTCTTCGCTGGTGCAGGCAAAGTGCACAAACTCGGAGGCCTTTTCCAGCTCGGGGCGCGCTTCGAATTTGCTCTTGATCCAGTATTCGACCGCCTTCACGTCATGGTTGGTGGTCTTTTCAATCTCCTTGATCGCGGCCGCATCGGCCTCGGAGAAGTTCTTGACCAGCCCCAGCAAGTAAGCGCGTGCTCCGGTGGTAAGTGGCTTGAATTCGGCAAAGCCTGCATCTGATAGCGCAATGAACCAGGCCACCTCCACCTGCACCCGGCGGTGCATATAGCCGTGCTCGCTCATGATCGGGCGCAGGGCGGCAAGTTTGGTGGCGTAACGGCCGTCAAGCGGCGACAGGGCGGTGATGGTGGACAGGCTCATGGCGCGCAATTGTAGGCGCCGCGCATCAGTCAGCCTCTTGCCGGGTTGCTGTCGATAGAATCAAACCCGAATTGTTTAGATCACCCCGCGCACTGGAAGACACACCATGAAATTGATCGGAGCCACCACCAGCCCCTACGTGCGCAAGGTACGTATCGTGATGGCTGAGAAAAAGCTCGACTACCAGTTCGTGCAAGACAACGTTTGGGCTGACGATACCCACATCTCGGCCTCCAACCCCTTGGGCAAGGTGCCCTGCCTGGTGATGGAGGGCGGCGAAGCCGTCTTTGACTCGCGCGTGATCGTGGAATACCTCGACACCCTGTCGCCGGTGGGCAAACTGATCCCCTCCCAAGGGCGTGAACGCGCCGAGGTCAAAACCTGGGAAGCCCTGGCTGACGGCGTCGTGGATGCGGCCATCCTGGCCCGGCTTGAGGCCACTTGGGCCCACCGCAAGGACAGTGAACGCAGCCAGGCCTGGATCGACCGCCAATTGCGCAAGGTGAACGATGGCCTCAAGTCGATGAGCCAGGGCCTGGGTGACAAGCCGTTTTGCAGCGGCATCCATCTGAGCCTGTCCGATATCGCCGTGGGCTGCGCATTGGGCTGGCTGGAGTTCCGCTTTCCGGAAATCGCCTGGCGCAGTGAGCACCCCAACCTGGGCAAGCTGCTCGACAAACTGATGCTTCGGCCCAGTTTCGCGGATACCAAGCCGTCCTGAACAGTCGCAGGGGCCGGGTCACCTCGGCCCAGTCGCAGGGCTTTTGGCCCACCCCGCCTCGGGCTTGCCGTATGCTCGGGCGCTTATGAACGAGATGGTTCAAAACCCTTCGAAAGCCCCCGACACCCGTGCCACGCGACAACGCGCAGCACGCGATGCCGCCGCCACGCCGGGCGCGGACCGCGTTCGTATCAACGACCCCGACCGCACCATGGCCAACATCCTGCAGGTGGCCACGGCAGAGTTTGCCGACAAGGGGCTGGCCGGTGCGCGCATCGACGAGATTGCGGCCCTCACCAGTACCAGCAAGCGCATGATCTACTACTATTTTGGTAGCAAAGAAGGCTTGTATGTAGCGGTGCTGGAGGATGCTTACCGGCGCATCCGTCGCATCGAATCGGAGCTGCACCTCGAAGATCTTGCGCCCGAGCAGGCGCTGCGTACGCTGGTTGGCTTCACGGTGGACTACCAGTTGGCCAATCCTGATTTCATCCGCCTCGTGATGAACGAAAACATGCACCGGGGGGAGTTCATCAGCCAGTCCACCACCATCCAGGAGCTCAACATCCCTGTCATCCACGCTGTGCGTGATGTATACCAGCGCGGCGTGGCGGCCGGCGTCTTCCGCCCCGACGTGGACCCGGTGGACCTGCACATGTCGATCTCGGCGCTGTGCTTCTTCAACGTGGCCAACCGCCATACCTTTGGCGCGATCTTTAAGCGCTCGCTGGATACCCCCGCCGCCACGGCGCAACGCCGTGAATCGATCATCGAGATGATCGTGCGCTTCCTGCGGCCCTGACCGAACACCCTCGGTCCGCCATCGCGCGGACACCCCTTCCCGGATCATCCAAAAACCCAAGGCCCGCATTGGGGCACTGGCATGGCTGCGCCTTGCCATGGAATGCCTGACAGGGTTTGCACCTAGATCAAATACTAACCAGTTCGTACAAAATTCTTCCAGGCACTCAATAACGACTGGAGACACCATGCTTGCACTGGCCGATCGCTTGCTACGGGGATACGCCCGTGCGCTCGACATCCTGGGAGGTGTGTGCCTGGCCGTCATGGTGCTGCTGGTGTTCGGCAACGTGGTGCTGCGCTACACCATGAACTCCGGCATCACGGTGTCGGAAGAACTCTCACGCTGGCTGTTTGTATGGCTGACTTTCATGGGCGCCGTAGTGGCCTTGCGCGAACACGGCCACCTGGGCACGGACGCCTTCATCTCCCGCCTGCCGGCCACCGGCAAGAAAGTTTGCCTGGTTTTGGCGCAGATCGCCATGCTCTACGTGTCCTGGCTGCTGCTGGCAGGCAGTTGGGCCCAGATGCTCATCAACTGGGAGACAGAAGCCCCCGTCACCGGCGCGTCGGTCGGCATCTTCTACGCCAGCGGTGTGCTGATGGGCGGGTCAGCGATTGCGATCCTGCTGTACGACCTGCTGCGCACCTTGTTCGTGCCGCTGGCAGAACACGAATTGGTCATGGTGCAGGAGAGCGAAGACATGGCGGCGCTGGAGCATCGCCACCCCGGATCGACCGTGTCTGGTTCCGGCGCTGACGTGCCTTCCAAGCACTGACCCACGGCACCCAAGCCAAGGCATCCCCTGTCCCTGAACACCCCTGCACGGAACCCACCATGACCGTCACCATCTTCCTTGGCTCCCTGTTGCTCGCCATGGCGATCG includes:
- a CDS encoding tetratricopeptide repeat protein — encoded protein: MLAWLKKKWASPHSADSSAATQTTRIASEHSPVLAPVGPWALYLAGQGAAAEQATLAQLAIEPDHADGLLVQGLIALERGHKADSLRILERAASLHPSNAEIHVAFGRALLIAGRGKASAAAFHRALAVDPGHAMANLNLAKLALASGQEEDGMNLLQSAVTRDPSLAEAQFHLGNLMRVRGELDLAEKHYRNAVSSRPDYVDALVNLGSFLKDRGRNEEAVQHLEHALRLKPDITEATFNLAMIRVNQRMWVEASHWLRSTLATDPKQADAQYWLGNASMGLGDAVTARKAYQAALRINANYVQARWGHAMAQLPAVPQSDEEQNTAPRAFESELDKLKAWFRTHRPADGYRAVGAQQPYYLAYIPQDHRAVLSQYGDLCTSLMGTWARKVGVPTPVRNIGSKLKIGIVSAHIHEHSVWRAIVRGWVEHLDPTEFEIHIFHTGTGRDAQTEMAAGRATRFYYAEGDWVAWAKVISDARLNILAYPEIGMDSTTVRLASLRLAPVQLASWGHPITTGLPTMDVFVSAEALEPEAAYANYSEELIELPGIGCCYHPFSQSPTPIDLTQWGIGNADRILLCAGTPFKYAPQNDVLWIDIAKRCQPCKLVFFRAQPEPLTALLEARLRKKFTEACLDFDAHVRFIPWLPQAKFFALLDRADVYLDSVGFSGFNTAMQAIERCTPIVAWDGQFMRGRFASGILRQLELDEWIADSMSDYAALVENLCASSARRDSVRQKISTRRSRLFSDPHAVAAFAQKVTSLGRKI
- the moaC gene encoding cyclic pyranopterin monophosphate synthase MoaC, giving the protein MSALTHFDAQGQAHMVDVAAKPATHRIAIASGRIEMQPETLALIEAGTAKKGDVLGIARIAGIQAAKKTSDLIPLCHPIALTRVAIEFEAASARQSSAIGIFCTATVETVGPTGVEMEALTAVQIALLTIYDMCKAVDRGMSIHGVHVAEKHGGKSGSYVGL
- the tfpZ gene encoding TfpX/TfpZ family type IV pilin accessory protein — protein: MQNWKGRLRAGSIHLGISLCIAALAAALVFGLWYPYPYREISGGRSLFMLVAGVDVIMGPLITLIIFNRAKPRRELVMDFTVVGLLQVAALSYGLWTVFVARPVHLVFEYSRMSVVHAIDIDTDLLAKAPAALQKLPVTGPTTIALRPFKDAAEEFDATMAAIGGPSLSARSDLWQPYANSTTDILKESKPASDLLTRFASQTVLIDRTIENTGKPVAQLRYLPLVGRDNAWTVLLDATTAEPLGFLPIDPF
- a CDS encoding M48 family metalloprotease encodes the protein MRHGGLAPLPRALLAIILGANLLTCGVSANAQTALPTLGDGSDLTTSAERRLGDRIIRELYRDPDYIDDPVVADYLQGIWRPLLAAARARGELAPELDERFAWEILLGRDRTVNAFALPGGYLGVHLGLIGVVTSRDELASVLAHELSHVTQRHISRLITQQSKQTPLLLGAMVLGALAASKNPGATQALVVGGQALVMQNQLNFSRDMEREADRVGYGLMAPAGFSPNGFVSMFDKLQQANRLNDNGSWPYLRSHPLTTERMADMQARIPPGRATPAGVPSTFEHAMVAARARVLSNPGVDTLRQWIAEPGGPGFASQPVFRRAAALYAAALGSSQLRDATGARAAAKKLEDLVRSDLVASRLVQLLNAEIELAAGDAIAAITAMPMSDGSSRRPALVLHTQALLKAGRASEGSEALQTWVANHPKDATAWQLLASVWQAQGQGLRAVRAEAEAHAARYDYAAAVDRFKAGQDMARRDGTAGDHIEASIIDTRLRAMESLLREQAAER
- a CDS encoding phage holin family protein; amino-acid sequence: MKLLLKWLLSAAALLFVAYIYSGVEVKSFTSALIAAFVIGLFNAVLRPVLVVLTLPVTIVTVGLFLFVINALMFWAAASVLDGFHVTGFGAALLGSLIYSVLGVLIESALGGLFTKE